From Symphalangus syndactylus isolate Jambi chromosome X, NHGRI_mSymSyn1-v2.1_pri, whole genome shotgun sequence, the proteins below share one genomic window:
- the HMGN5 gene encoding high mobility group nucleosome-binding domain-containing protein 5 isoform X3: MPKRKPKRRSARLSAQMLVPITPEVKPKRTPSSRKMKTQSDMTEENIDKSAQAVAETKQEAVVEEDYNENAKNGEAKIIEAPASEKEIVEVKEKNIEDATDKGGEKKEAVAAEVKNEKEDQKEDEEDQNEEKGEAGKEDKDEKGEEDGKEDKNGNEKGEDAKEKEDGKKGEDGKGNREDGKEKGEDEKEEEDRKEAGDRKENEDGKENEDGKEKGDKKEEKDVKVKEDEKEREDGKEDEGGNEEEAGNEEEAGKEKDLKEEEEGKEEDEIEEEDGKKEEPQSIV, encoded by the exons ATGCCCAAAAGAAAG CCAAAGAGAAGATCTGCCAGGTTGTCTGCT CAGATGCTTGTGCCCATTACACCAGAGGTGAAGCCCAAAAGAACACCAAGTTCAAGG aaaatgaagacacaaagtgATATGACGGAAGAAAACATAGATAAAAGTGCCCAAGCAGTTGCTGAAACCAAGCAAGAAGCAGTTGTTGAAGAAGACTACAATGAAAATGCTAAAAATGGAGAAGCCAAAATTATAGAG GCACCagcttctgaaaaagaaattgtggaagtaaaagaaaaaaatattgaagatGCCACAGAcaagggaggagaaaagaaagaagcagtgGCAGcagaagtaaaaaatgaaaaagaagatcagaaagaagatgaagaagatcAAAACGAAGAGAAAGGGGAAGCtggaaaagaagacaaagatgaaaagggggaagaagatggaaaagaggataaaaatggaaatgagaaaggagaagatgcaaaagagaaagaagatggaaaaaaaggtgaagatggaaaaggaaatagagaagatggaaaagagaaaggagaagatgaaaaagaggaagaagacagaaaagaagcaggagataggaaagagaatgaagatgggaaagagaatgaagatggaaaagagaagggagataaaaaagaggagaaagatgtAAAAGtcaaagaagatgaaaaagagagagaagatggaaaagaagatgaaggtggaaatgaggaagaagctggaaatgaggaagaagctggaaaagagaaagatttaaaagaagaggaagaaggaaaagaggaagatgaGATCGAAGAAGAAGATGGAAAAAAAGAGGAGCCGCAGAGTATTGTTTAA
- the HMGN5 gene encoding high mobility group nucleosome-binding domain-containing protein 5 isoform X4, with amino-acid sequence MPKRKPKRRSARLSAMLVPITPEVKPKRTPSSRKMKTQSDMTEENIDKSAQAVAETKQEAVVEEDYNENAKNGEAKIIEAPASEKEIVEVKEKNIEDATDKGGEKKEAVAAEVKNEKEDQKEDEEDQNEEKGEAGKEDKDEKGEEDGKEDKNGNEKGEDAKEKEDGKKGEDGKGNREDGKEKGEDEKEEEDRKEAGDRKENEDGKENEDGKEKGDKKEEKDVKVKEDEKEREDGKEDEGGNEEEAGNEEEAGKEKDLKEEEEGKEEDEIEEEDGKKEEPQSIV; translated from the exons ATGCCCAAAAGAAAG CCAAAGAGAAGATCTGCCAGGTTGTCTGCT ATGCTTGTGCCCATTACACCAGAGGTGAAGCCCAAAAGAACACCAAGTTCAAGG aaaatgaagacacaaagtgATATGACGGAAGAAAACATAGATAAAAGTGCCCAAGCAGTTGCTGAAACCAAGCAAGAAGCAGTTGTTGAAGAAGACTACAATGAAAATGCTAAAAATGGAGAAGCCAAAATTATAGAG GCACCagcttctgaaaaagaaattgtggaagtaaaagaaaaaaatattgaagatGCCACAGAcaagggaggagaaaagaaagaagcagtgGCAGcagaagtaaaaaatgaaaaagaagatcagaaagaagatgaagaagatcAAAACGAAGAGAAAGGGGAAGCtggaaaagaagacaaagatgaaaagggggaagaagatggaaaagaggataaaaatggaaatgagaaaggagaagatgcaaaagagaaagaagatggaaaaaaaggtgaagatggaaaaggaaatagagaagatggaaaagagaaaggagaagatgaaaaagaggaagaagacagaaaagaagcaggagataggaaagagaatgaagatgggaaagagaatgaagatggaaaagagaagggagataaaaaagaggagaaagatgtAAAAGtcaaagaagatgaaaaagagagagaagatggaaaagaagatgaaggtggaaatgaggaagaagctggaaatgaggaagaagctggaaaagagaaagatttaaaagaagaggaagaaggaaaagaggaagatgaGATCGAAGAAGAAGATGGAAAAAAAGAGGAGCCGCAGAGTATTGTTTAA
- the HMGN5 gene encoding high mobility group nucleosome-binding domain-containing protein 5 isoform X2: MPKRKAAGQGDMRQEPKRRSARLSAMLVPITPEVKPKRTPSSRKMKTQSDMTEENIDKSAQAVAETKQEAVVEEDYNENAKNGEAKIIEAPASEKEIVEVKEKNIEDATDKGGEKKEAVAAEVKNEKEDQKEDEEDQNEEKGEAGKEDKDEKGEEDGKEDKNGNEKGEDAKEKEDGKKGEDGKGNREDGKEKGEDEKEEEDRKEAGDRKENEDGKENEDGKEKGDKKEEKDVKVKEDEKEREDGKEDEGGNEEEAGNEEEAGKEKDLKEEEEGKEEDEIEEEDGKKEEPQSIV; encoded by the exons ATGCCCAAAAGAAAG GCTGCAGGTCAAGGTGATATGAGGCAGGAG CCAAAGAGAAGATCTGCCAGGTTGTCTGCT ATGCTTGTGCCCATTACACCAGAGGTGAAGCCCAAAAGAACACCAAGTTCAAGG aaaatgaagacacaaagtgATATGACGGAAGAAAACATAGATAAAAGTGCCCAAGCAGTTGCTGAAACCAAGCAAGAAGCAGTTGTTGAAGAAGACTACAATGAAAATGCTAAAAATGGAGAAGCCAAAATTATAGAG GCACCagcttctgaaaaagaaattgtggaagtaaaagaaaaaaatattgaagatGCCACAGAcaagggaggagaaaagaaagaagcagtgGCAGcagaagtaaaaaatgaaaaagaagatcagaaagaagatgaagaagatcAAAACGAAGAGAAAGGGGAAGCtggaaaagaagacaaagatgaaaagggggaagaagatggaaaagaggataaaaatggaaatgagaaaggagaagatgcaaaagagaaagaagatggaaaaaaaggtgaagatggaaaaggaaatagagaagatggaaaagagaaaggagaagatgaaaaagaggaagaagacagaaaagaagcaggagataggaaagagaatgaagatgggaaagagaatgaagatggaaaagagaagggagataaaaaagaggagaaagatgtAAAAGtcaaagaagatgaaaaagagagagaagatggaaaagaagatgaaggtggaaatgaggaagaagctggaaatgaggaagaagctggaaaagagaaagatttaaaagaagaggaagaaggaaaagaggaagatgaGATCGAAGAAGAAGATGGAAAAAAAGAGGAGCCGCAGAGTATTGTTTAA
- the HMGN5 gene encoding high mobility group nucleosome-binding domain-containing protein 5 isoform X1 has product MPKRKAAGQGDMRQEPKRRSARLSAQMLVPITPEVKPKRTPSSRKMKTQSDMTEENIDKSAQAVAETKQEAVVEEDYNENAKNGEAKIIEAPASEKEIVEVKEKNIEDATDKGGEKKEAVAAEVKNEKEDQKEDEEDQNEEKGEAGKEDKDEKGEEDGKEDKNGNEKGEDAKEKEDGKKGEDGKGNREDGKEKGEDEKEEEDRKEAGDRKENEDGKENEDGKEKGDKKEEKDVKVKEDEKEREDGKEDEGGNEEEAGNEEEAGKEKDLKEEEEGKEEDEIEEEDGKKEEPQSIV; this is encoded by the exons ATGCCCAAAAGAAAG GCTGCAGGTCAAGGTGATATGAGGCAGGAG CCAAAGAGAAGATCTGCCAGGTTGTCTGCT CAGATGCTTGTGCCCATTACACCAGAGGTGAAGCCCAAAAGAACACCAAGTTCAAGG aaaatgaagacacaaagtgATATGACGGAAGAAAACATAGATAAAAGTGCCCAAGCAGTTGCTGAAACCAAGCAAGAAGCAGTTGTTGAAGAAGACTACAATGAAAATGCTAAAAATGGAGAAGCCAAAATTATAGAG GCACCagcttctgaaaaagaaattgtggaagtaaaagaaaaaaatattgaagatGCCACAGAcaagggaggagaaaagaaagaagcagtgGCAGcagaagtaaaaaatgaaaaagaagatcagaaagaagatgaagaagatcAAAACGAAGAGAAAGGGGAAGCtggaaaagaagacaaagatgaaaagggggaagaagatggaaaagaggataaaaatggaaatgagaaaggagaagatgcaaaagagaaagaagatggaaaaaaaggtgaagatggaaaaggaaatagagaagatggaaaagagaaaggagaagatgaaaaagaggaagaagacagaaaagaagcaggagataggaaagagaatgaagatgggaaagagaatgaagatggaaaagagaagggagataaaaaagaggagaaagatgtAAAAGtcaaagaagatgaaaaagagagagaagatggaaaagaagatgaaggtggaaatgaggaagaagctggaaatgaggaagaagctggaaaagagaaagatttaaaagaagaggaagaaggaaaagaggaagatgaGATCGAAGAAGAAGATGGAAAAAAAGAGGAGCCGCAGAGTATTGTTTAA